In the genome of Manis javanica isolate MJ-LG chromosome 17, MJ_LKY, whole genome shotgun sequence, one region contains:
- the KCTD19 gene encoding BTB/POZ domain-containing protein KCTD19 isoform X3, with protein MTLDNLKKGKHHLRVRPADIPVAERASLNYWRTWKCISKPSEFPIKSPAFTALHGKAPLGLMDTPLLDTEEEVHYCFLPLDLVSKYPSLVTEDNLLWLAETVALIECECSEFRFIVNFLRSQKILLPDNFSNIDVLEAQVEILEIPELTEAVRLSWMNMGGYSQASCPPQSPGKGGHTAGLKSMKPLYMMALGLLIKYPDSALGQLHIESTLDGSRLYITGNGVLFQHIKNWLGTCWLPLTETISEVYELCAFLDKRDITYEPMKVALKTHLELKTLAPTDVLNEEWTAEVTVYSLQQIVKVYVGSHWYATTLQTLLKYPELLANPQRVYWVTYGQALMIHGDGQMFRHILNFLRLGKLFLPSEFQEWPLFCQEVEEYDIPSLSEALAQCEAYKSWIQEKESENEEAFPIRRLHVVTEGPGSLEEFSRDTKETTACMPVDLQDCSDRTPWNKAKGTLARSSQMEEAKQYSQTIQVSLCRGAKREYPSTYFQYPGLCANSRYWGPHPESPPKKCTTVDLTQKSEPKDPPITPMQKLISLVKEWDMVNCKEWEFQTLPAPWSSSLEEAVLQLPSRSEAASQLSASAFWKGYSTASKKEPGPQAGAGAGARAKDKGPEPTSKPYFPTKRAVTLKVLGKQRPKEKESPAREKPLPEASEVDNTGVILKVTHPPVVGSDGSCMFFEDSIIYTTQMDNLKHMPPTASLQPQEVTFLSFSLSWEEMFYAQKCHSFLTDIILDSIRQKDPKAMTAKVVSLANQLWTFHISPKQFVVDLLAITGFKNDQHTQECLYNWVEFTLPFARKYGRCMDLLIQRGLSRSVSYSVLGKYLQEG; from the exons ATG ACTCTGGATAATCTGAAGAAAGGGAAACACCACCTACGTGTGCGGCCTGCAGACATACCTGTTGCTGAGAGAGCATCTTTGAACTACTGGCGAACGTGGAAGTGTATCAGCAAACCCTCAGAATTTCCTATAAAAAGCCCAGCCTTCACAG CTCTACATGGTAAGGCACCTTTGGGGCTCATGGACACACCACTGTTAGACACAGAAGAGGAAGTGCATTACTGCTTCCTGCCCCTAGACCTAGTGTCCAAGTATCCAAGCCTGGTAACTGAAGACAATCTGCTGTGGCTGGCTGAGACTGTGGCCCTGATTGAGTGCGAGTGCAGCGAATTCCGCTTCATTG TGAATTTTCTCCGCTCACAGAAGATTTTACTACCAGATAACTTCTCCAACATAGATGTATTAGAAGCACAAGTGGAAATTCTGGAAATCCCTGAGCTCACTGAAGCTGTAAGGTTGTCCTGGATGAACATGG GTGGCTATTCCCAGGCTTCCTGTCCTCCCCAGAGTCCTGGGAAGGGGGGCCACACAGCAGGCCTGAAGTCCATGAAGCCACTATACATGATGGCCCTGGGTCTGCTCATCAAGTACCCAGACTCAGCGCTGGGACAGCTCCACATTGAGAGCACACTGGACGGAAGCAGACTGTACATCACAGGGAACGGGGTCCTCTTTCAACACATCAA GAACTGGCTGGGGACTTGCTGGCTGCCCCTGACTGAGACCATTTCCGAGGTATATGAGCTCTGTGCCTTCCTGGACAAGAGGGACATCACCTATGAGCCAATGAAAGTGGCTCTGAAGACTCATCTGGAGCTGAAGACTCTGGCACCCACAGATGTGCTCA ATGAGGAGTGGACAGCAGAAGTCACTGTGTATTCCCTCCAACAGATTGTCAAAGTCTATGTTGGAAGCCACTGGTATGCAACCACCCTGCAGACCCTGCTGAAG TATCCGGAGCTGCTGGCCAACCCTCAGAGAGTGTACTGGGTCACATACGGACAGGCCCTGATGATCCACGGGGATGGCCAAATGTTCAGACACATTCTCAACTTCCTGAGACTTGGAAAACTCTTTTTACCGTCTGAATTTCA GGAATGGCCCCTCTTCTGCCAAGAGGTAGAGGAATACGACATCCCGTCCCTCTCAGAAGCCCTTGCCCAATGTGAGGCATACAA GTCATGGATACAGGAGAAAGAATCTGAAAATGAAGAAGCTTTTCCTATCAGGAGGCTGCATGTGGTGACAGAAGGTCCAGGGTCACTGGAGGAATTCAGTAGAGACACCAAAGAA ACCACAGCCTGCATGCCGGTGGACCTCCAAGACTGCAGTGATAGGACTCCGTGGAACAAGGCCAAGGGAACCCTGGCTAGGTCCAGCCAGATGGAGGAGGCTAAGCAGTACTCTCAGACCATCCAGGTGTCCCTGTGCCGAGGTGCCAAGAGGGAGTATCCCAGCACATACTTCCAGTATCCTGGCCTTTGTGCCAACTCCAGATACTGGGGACCCCACCCTGAGAGTCCCCCAAAGAAGTGTACCACAGTCGACCTCACACAGAAATCTGAACCCAAAGACCCTCCTATCACCCCCATGCAAAAACTCATCTCCCTGGTGAAGGAGTGGGACATGGTCAATTGCAAGGAGTGGGAATTCCAGACACTGCCAGCCCCCTGGAGCAGCTCCTTGGAGGAAGCTGTCCTGCAGCTCCCCTCAAGAAGTGAGGCTGCTTCCCAGCTCAGCGCCTCAGCTTTCTGGAAAGGCTATTCCACAGCCTCCAAGAAGGAACCAGGTCCACaagcaggggctggggctggagctaGAGCCAAAGATAAGGGGCCAGAGCCAACCTCTAAGCCATACTTCCCCACGAAAAGAGCCGTCACCCTGAAGGTCTTGGGGAAGCAGAGGCCAAAGGAGAAAG AAAGCCCTGCCCGTGAGAAGCCTCTTCCTGAAGCCAGTGAGGTGGACAATACAGGAGTCATCCTCAAAGTGACCCACCCCCCTGTGGTGGGCAGCGATGGCTCCTGCATGTTCTTTGAGGACAGCATCATCTACACTACACAGATGGATAACCTCAAGCATATGCCGCCCACAGCCAGCCTCCAGCCCCAAG AGGTGACTttcctcagtttctctctgtCCTGGGAAGAGATGTTTTATGCACAGAAATGTCACAGTTTCCTGACTGACATCATCCTGGATTCCATCAGGCAGAAGGACCCCAAAGCCATGACTGCCAAGGTGGTCTCCCTGGCCAACCAGCTGTGG ACCTTCCACATCAGCCCCAAGCAGTTTGTGGTGGATTTGCTGGCCATCACCGGCTTCAAGAATGACCAGCATACCCAGGAATGCCTGTACAACTGGGTGGAG TTCACACTGCCTTTCGCCAGGAAATATGGCCGCTGCATGGACCTGCTCATCCAGAGAGGCCTGTCTAGATCTGTCTCTTACTCCGTCCTGGGCAAGTACTTACAAGAGGGCTAG
- the KCTD19 gene encoding BTB/POZ domain-containing protein KCTD19 isoform X1 → MEEPGMPHESAEDLFHFNIGGWHFSVPRSKLAQFPDSLLWKEASALNSSESQSLFIDRDGSIFRHVHYYLYTSELSFSSCTELNLLYEQALGLQLTPLLQTLDNLKKGKHHLRVRPADIPVAERASLNYWRTWKCISKPSEFPIKSPAFTALHGKAPLGLMDTPLLDTEEEVHYCFLPLDLVSKYPSLVTEDNLLWLAETVALIECECSEFRFIVNFLRSQKILLPDNFSNIDVLEAQVEILEIPELTEAVRLSWMNMGGYSQASCPPQSPGKGGHTAGLKSMKPLYMMALGLLIKYPDSALGQLHIESTLDGSRLYITGNGVLFQHIKNWLGTCWLPLTETISEVYELCAFLDKRDITYEPMKVALKTHLELKTLAPTDVLNEEWTAEVTVYSLQQIVKVYVGSHWYATTLQTLLKYPELLANPQRVYWVTYGQALMIHGDGQMFRHILNFLRLGKLFLPSEFQEWPLFCQEVEEYDIPSLSEALAQCEAYKSWIQEKESENEEAFPIRRLHVVTEGPGSLEEFSRDTKETTACMPVDLQDCSDRTPWNKAKGTLARSSQMEEAKQYSQTIQVSLCRGAKREYPSTYFQYPGLCANSRYWGPHPESPPKKCTTVDLTQKSEPKDPPITPMQKLISLVKEWDMVNCKEWEFQTLPAPWSSSLEEAVLQLPSRSEAASQLSASAFWKGYSTASKKEPGPQAGAGAGARAKDKGPEPTSKPYFPTKRAVTLKVLGKQRPKEKESPAREKPLPEASEVDNTGVILKVTHPPVVGSDGSCMFFEDSIIYTTQMDNLKHMPPTASLQPQEVTFLSFSLSWEEMFYAQKCHSFLTDIILDSIRQKDPKAMTAKVVSLANQLWTFHISPKQFVVDLLAITGFKNDQHTQECLYNWVEFTLPFARKYGRCMDLLIQRGLSRSVSYSVLGKYLQEG, encoded by the exons ATG GAGGAGCCTGGTATGCCTCATGAATCTGCAGaggatttgtttcatttcaaCATTGGGGGCTGGCATTTCTCAGTTCCCAGAAGCAAACTTGCTCAGTTCCCAGACTCCCTGCTGTGGAAAGAGGCTTCAGCCTTGAACTCTTCAGAAAGCCAGAGCCTGTTCATTGACAGAGATGGTTCCATCTTTAGGCATGTGCACTATTACCTCTATACTTCCGAACTCTCCTTCTCCAGTTGTACAGAACTAAACTTGCTCTATGAACAAGCACTGGGTTTGCAGCTGACGCCTTTACTGCAG ACTCTGGATAATCTGAAGAAAGGGAAACACCACCTACGTGTGCGGCCTGCAGACATACCTGTTGCTGAGAGAGCATCTTTGAACTACTGGCGAACGTGGAAGTGTATCAGCAAACCCTCAGAATTTCCTATAAAAAGCCCAGCCTTCACAG CTCTACATGGTAAGGCACCTTTGGGGCTCATGGACACACCACTGTTAGACACAGAAGAGGAAGTGCATTACTGCTTCCTGCCCCTAGACCTAGTGTCCAAGTATCCAAGCCTGGTAACTGAAGACAATCTGCTGTGGCTGGCTGAGACTGTGGCCCTGATTGAGTGCGAGTGCAGCGAATTCCGCTTCATTG TGAATTTTCTCCGCTCACAGAAGATTTTACTACCAGATAACTTCTCCAACATAGATGTATTAGAAGCACAAGTGGAAATTCTGGAAATCCCTGAGCTCACTGAAGCTGTAAGGTTGTCCTGGATGAACATGG GTGGCTATTCCCAGGCTTCCTGTCCTCCCCAGAGTCCTGGGAAGGGGGGCCACACAGCAGGCCTGAAGTCCATGAAGCCACTATACATGATGGCCCTGGGTCTGCTCATCAAGTACCCAGACTCAGCGCTGGGACAGCTCCACATTGAGAGCACACTGGACGGAAGCAGACTGTACATCACAGGGAACGGGGTCCTCTTTCAACACATCAA GAACTGGCTGGGGACTTGCTGGCTGCCCCTGACTGAGACCATTTCCGAGGTATATGAGCTCTGTGCCTTCCTGGACAAGAGGGACATCACCTATGAGCCAATGAAAGTGGCTCTGAAGACTCATCTGGAGCTGAAGACTCTGGCACCCACAGATGTGCTCA ATGAGGAGTGGACAGCAGAAGTCACTGTGTATTCCCTCCAACAGATTGTCAAAGTCTATGTTGGAAGCCACTGGTATGCAACCACCCTGCAGACCCTGCTGAAG TATCCGGAGCTGCTGGCCAACCCTCAGAGAGTGTACTGGGTCACATACGGACAGGCCCTGATGATCCACGGGGATGGCCAAATGTTCAGACACATTCTCAACTTCCTGAGACTTGGAAAACTCTTTTTACCGTCTGAATTTCA GGAATGGCCCCTCTTCTGCCAAGAGGTAGAGGAATACGACATCCCGTCCCTCTCAGAAGCCCTTGCCCAATGTGAGGCATACAA GTCATGGATACAGGAGAAAGAATCTGAAAATGAAGAAGCTTTTCCTATCAGGAGGCTGCATGTGGTGACAGAAGGTCCAGGGTCACTGGAGGAATTCAGTAGAGACACCAAAGAA ACCACAGCCTGCATGCCGGTGGACCTCCAAGACTGCAGTGATAGGACTCCGTGGAACAAGGCCAAGGGAACCCTGGCTAGGTCCAGCCAGATGGAGGAGGCTAAGCAGTACTCTCAGACCATCCAGGTGTCCCTGTGCCGAGGTGCCAAGAGGGAGTATCCCAGCACATACTTCCAGTATCCTGGCCTTTGTGCCAACTCCAGATACTGGGGACCCCACCCTGAGAGTCCCCCAAAGAAGTGTACCACAGTCGACCTCACACAGAAATCTGAACCCAAAGACCCTCCTATCACCCCCATGCAAAAACTCATCTCCCTGGTGAAGGAGTGGGACATGGTCAATTGCAAGGAGTGGGAATTCCAGACACTGCCAGCCCCCTGGAGCAGCTCCTTGGAGGAAGCTGTCCTGCAGCTCCCCTCAAGAAGTGAGGCTGCTTCCCAGCTCAGCGCCTCAGCTTTCTGGAAAGGCTATTCCACAGCCTCCAAGAAGGAACCAGGTCCACaagcaggggctggggctggagctaGAGCCAAAGATAAGGGGCCAGAGCCAACCTCTAAGCCATACTTCCCCACGAAAAGAGCCGTCACCCTGAAGGTCTTGGGGAAGCAGAGGCCAAAGGAGAAAG AAAGCCCTGCCCGTGAGAAGCCTCTTCCTGAAGCCAGTGAGGTGGACAATACAGGAGTCATCCTCAAAGTGACCCACCCCCCTGTGGTGGGCAGCGATGGCTCCTGCATGTTCTTTGAGGACAGCATCATCTACACTACACAGATGGATAACCTCAAGCATATGCCGCCCACAGCCAGCCTCCAGCCCCAAG AGGTGACTttcctcagtttctctctgtCCTGGGAAGAGATGTTTTATGCACAGAAATGTCACAGTTTCCTGACTGACATCATCCTGGATTCCATCAGGCAGAAGGACCCCAAAGCCATGACTGCCAAGGTGGTCTCCCTGGCCAACCAGCTGTGG ACCTTCCACATCAGCCCCAAGCAGTTTGTGGTGGATTTGCTGGCCATCACCGGCTTCAAGAATGACCAGCATACCCAGGAATGCCTGTACAACTGGGTGGAG TTCACACTGCCTTTCGCCAGGAAATATGGCCGCTGCATGGACCTGCTCATCCAGAGAGGCCTGTCTAGATCTGTCTCTTACTCCGTCCTGGGCAAGTACTTACAAGAGGGCTAG
- the KCTD19 gene encoding BTB/POZ domain-containing protein KCTD19 isoform X2 has protein sequence MEEPGMPHESAEDLFHFNIGGWHFSVPRSKLAQFPDSLLWKEASALNSSESQSLFIDRDGSIFRHVHYYLYTSELSFSSCTELNLLYEQALGLQLTPLLQTLDNLKKGKHHLRVRPADIPVAERASLNYWRTWKCISKPSEFPIKSPAFTALHGKAPLGLMDTPLLDTEEEVHYCFLPLDLVSKYPSLVTEDNLLWLAETVALIECECSEFRFIVNFLRSQKILLPDNFSNIDVLEAQVEILEIPELTEAVRLSWMNMGGYSQASCPPQSPGKGGHTAGLKSMKPLYMMALGLLIKYPDSALGQLHIESTLDGSRLYITGNGVLFQHIKNWLGTCWLPLTETISEVYELCAFLDKRDITYEPMKVALKTHLELKTLAPTDVLNEEWTAEVTVYSLQQIVKVYVGSHWYATTLQTLLKYPELLANPQRVYWVTYGQALMIHGDGQMFRHILNFLRLGKLFLPSEFQSWIQEKESENEEAFPIRRLHVVTEGPGSLEEFSRDTKETTACMPVDLQDCSDRTPWNKAKGTLARSSQMEEAKQYSQTIQVSLCRGAKREYPSTYFQYPGLCANSRYWGPHPESPPKKCTTVDLTQKSEPKDPPITPMQKLISLVKEWDMVNCKEWEFQTLPAPWSSSLEEAVLQLPSRSEAASQLSASAFWKGYSTASKKEPGPQAGAGAGARAKDKGPEPTSKPYFPTKRAVTLKVLGKQRPKEKESPAREKPLPEASEVDNTGVILKVTHPPVVGSDGSCMFFEDSIIYTTQMDNLKHMPPTASLQPQEVTFLSFSLSWEEMFYAQKCHSFLTDIILDSIRQKDPKAMTAKVVSLANQLWTFHISPKQFVVDLLAITGFKNDQHTQECLYNWVEFTLPFARKYGRCMDLLIQRGLSRSVSYSVLGKYLQEG, from the exons ATG GAGGAGCCTGGTATGCCTCATGAATCTGCAGaggatttgtttcatttcaaCATTGGGGGCTGGCATTTCTCAGTTCCCAGAAGCAAACTTGCTCAGTTCCCAGACTCCCTGCTGTGGAAAGAGGCTTCAGCCTTGAACTCTTCAGAAAGCCAGAGCCTGTTCATTGACAGAGATGGTTCCATCTTTAGGCATGTGCACTATTACCTCTATACTTCCGAACTCTCCTTCTCCAGTTGTACAGAACTAAACTTGCTCTATGAACAAGCACTGGGTTTGCAGCTGACGCCTTTACTGCAG ACTCTGGATAATCTGAAGAAAGGGAAACACCACCTACGTGTGCGGCCTGCAGACATACCTGTTGCTGAGAGAGCATCTTTGAACTACTGGCGAACGTGGAAGTGTATCAGCAAACCCTCAGAATTTCCTATAAAAAGCCCAGCCTTCACAG CTCTACATGGTAAGGCACCTTTGGGGCTCATGGACACACCACTGTTAGACACAGAAGAGGAAGTGCATTACTGCTTCCTGCCCCTAGACCTAGTGTCCAAGTATCCAAGCCTGGTAACTGAAGACAATCTGCTGTGGCTGGCTGAGACTGTGGCCCTGATTGAGTGCGAGTGCAGCGAATTCCGCTTCATTG TGAATTTTCTCCGCTCACAGAAGATTTTACTACCAGATAACTTCTCCAACATAGATGTATTAGAAGCACAAGTGGAAATTCTGGAAATCCCTGAGCTCACTGAAGCTGTAAGGTTGTCCTGGATGAACATGG GTGGCTATTCCCAGGCTTCCTGTCCTCCCCAGAGTCCTGGGAAGGGGGGCCACACAGCAGGCCTGAAGTCCATGAAGCCACTATACATGATGGCCCTGGGTCTGCTCATCAAGTACCCAGACTCAGCGCTGGGACAGCTCCACATTGAGAGCACACTGGACGGAAGCAGACTGTACATCACAGGGAACGGGGTCCTCTTTCAACACATCAA GAACTGGCTGGGGACTTGCTGGCTGCCCCTGACTGAGACCATTTCCGAGGTATATGAGCTCTGTGCCTTCCTGGACAAGAGGGACATCACCTATGAGCCAATGAAAGTGGCTCTGAAGACTCATCTGGAGCTGAAGACTCTGGCACCCACAGATGTGCTCA ATGAGGAGTGGACAGCAGAAGTCACTGTGTATTCCCTCCAACAGATTGTCAAAGTCTATGTTGGAAGCCACTGGTATGCAACCACCCTGCAGACCCTGCTGAAG TATCCGGAGCTGCTGGCCAACCCTCAGAGAGTGTACTGGGTCACATACGGACAGGCCCTGATGATCCACGGGGATGGCCAAATGTTCAGACACATTCTCAACTTCCTGAGACTTGGAAAACTCTTTTTACCGTCTGAATTTCA GTCATGGATACAGGAGAAAGAATCTGAAAATGAAGAAGCTTTTCCTATCAGGAGGCTGCATGTGGTGACAGAAGGTCCAGGGTCACTGGAGGAATTCAGTAGAGACACCAAAGAA ACCACAGCCTGCATGCCGGTGGACCTCCAAGACTGCAGTGATAGGACTCCGTGGAACAAGGCCAAGGGAACCCTGGCTAGGTCCAGCCAGATGGAGGAGGCTAAGCAGTACTCTCAGACCATCCAGGTGTCCCTGTGCCGAGGTGCCAAGAGGGAGTATCCCAGCACATACTTCCAGTATCCTGGCCTTTGTGCCAACTCCAGATACTGGGGACCCCACCCTGAGAGTCCCCCAAAGAAGTGTACCACAGTCGACCTCACACAGAAATCTGAACCCAAAGACCCTCCTATCACCCCCATGCAAAAACTCATCTCCCTGGTGAAGGAGTGGGACATGGTCAATTGCAAGGAGTGGGAATTCCAGACACTGCCAGCCCCCTGGAGCAGCTCCTTGGAGGAAGCTGTCCTGCAGCTCCCCTCAAGAAGTGAGGCTGCTTCCCAGCTCAGCGCCTCAGCTTTCTGGAAAGGCTATTCCACAGCCTCCAAGAAGGAACCAGGTCCACaagcaggggctggggctggagctaGAGCCAAAGATAAGGGGCCAGAGCCAACCTCTAAGCCATACTTCCCCACGAAAAGAGCCGTCACCCTGAAGGTCTTGGGGAAGCAGAGGCCAAAGGAGAAAG AAAGCCCTGCCCGTGAGAAGCCTCTTCCTGAAGCCAGTGAGGTGGACAATACAGGAGTCATCCTCAAAGTGACCCACCCCCCTGTGGTGGGCAGCGATGGCTCCTGCATGTTCTTTGAGGACAGCATCATCTACACTACACAGATGGATAACCTCAAGCATATGCCGCCCACAGCCAGCCTCCAGCCCCAAG AGGTGACTttcctcagtttctctctgtCCTGGGAAGAGATGTTTTATGCACAGAAATGTCACAGTTTCCTGACTGACATCATCCTGGATTCCATCAGGCAGAAGGACCCCAAAGCCATGACTGCCAAGGTGGTCTCCCTGGCCAACCAGCTGTGG ACCTTCCACATCAGCCCCAAGCAGTTTGTGGTGGATTTGCTGGCCATCACCGGCTTCAAGAATGACCAGCATACCCAGGAATGCCTGTACAACTGGGTGGAG TTCACACTGCCTTTCGCCAGGAAATATGGCCGCTGCATGGACCTGCTCATCCAGAGAGGCCTGTCTAGATCTGTCTCTTACTCCGTCCTGGGCAAGTACTTACAAGAGGGCTAG